A window of Nicotiana tabacum cultivar K326 chromosome 24, ASM71507v2, whole genome shotgun sequence contains these coding sequences:
- the LOC107767607 gene encoding protein PTST homolog 2, chloroplastic — MTPLTRPDCFNSLLSTPATPCKVIVLNPRKRLHFRRKSGDFDLVLGNKMCSLKFLELRRENAKHSVFRCCCEKGSEDETDLELEAEILAFMEKSENPNAFPTKKDLEKAGRVDLVEAIKKRGGWYSFGWDTENVHEAETEEMDFDIEEFRKRVEKYQESDSLRGNEDSGFDSSFGNSSQPASSSGRSLEAAVVFEEDCGIEGILNRLENERILSLGINTSKYEYGANFSSRNSMDGRSSGTTTTDRTDPGENGSLTSGSPKKGSLSDSGGQLNHEFTPDMWRTWSIQRADPQGTEFEAGEISFGKTPDGGKSESSRDGLLTITENSYEALERWKNDNYNDIRPRLRHLELELSSTLRSLRSKSQEFSSKEVLGRSISDLENLSDAREFQENEVINAQKRLRSIRAKLAILEGKMALALIDADKVLEEKKKRIDGASKALQLLRTTRIVWHNSASEVLLTGSFDGWTTQRKMDKSHTGIFSVSLKLYPGRYEIKFIVDGIWKVDPLRPVVHNNGYENNLLIVT; from the exons ATGACACCCTTAACAAGACCTGATTGTTTCAACTCCTTGTTGAGTACCCCTGCTACTCCCTGTAAAGTCATTGTACTAAACCCAAGAAAAAGACTTCATTTCCGTAGAAAATCAGGGGATTTCGACCTTGTTTTGGGTAACAAAATGTGTTCTTTGAAGTTTCTTGAACTAAGGAGGGAAAATGCGAAGCACAGTGTGTTTCGTTGTTGCTGCGAAAAAGGGTCGGAGGATGAAACAGATTTGGAGTTAGAAGCGGAGATTTTGGCCTTCATGGAAAAGTCTGAGAACCCAAATGCATTTCCTACAAAGAAAGATTTGGAAAAAGCGGGAAGAGTTGATTTAGTGGAGGCTATAAAGAAGAGGGGTGGGTGGTATTCTTTTGGTTGGGACACAGAAAATGTTCATGAAGCTGAGACTGAAGAAATGGATTTTGATATTGAGGAATTTAGAAAAAGAGTTGAGAAATATCAAGAAAGTGATTCATTAAGAGGGAATGAAGATTCTGGTTTTGATTCTTCATTTGGGAATTCTTCTCAGCCAGCTTCCTCCTCTGGTAGATCACT AGAAGCTGCAGTTGTGTTTGAGGAAGATTGTGGGATTGAAGGGATATTGAACCGATTAGAGAATGAAAGGATCTTATCTCTTGGTATTAATACGAGCAAATATGAGTATGGGGCTAATTTTTCAAGCAGGAATAGCATGGATGGTAGAAGCTCTGGAACCACTACTACGG ACAGGACTGACCCAGGGGAAAATGGAAGCCTCACATCAGGTAGCCCCAAGAAAGGCAGTTTAAGTGATTCAGGAGGGCAGCTTAACCACGAATTCACTCCAGATATGTGGAGAACATGGAGCATTCAACGTGCAGATCCTCAGGGCACAGAGTTTGAAG CTGGTGAGATTAGTTTTGGTAAGACACCAGATGGAGGTAAAAGTGAATCTTCAAGAGACGGTCTATTAACCATCACAGAGAATAGTTATGAAGCTTTGGAGAGATGGAAAAATGACAATTATAATGACATAAGACCTCGTCTTCGACATTTAGAGCTTGAGCTATCCTCGACCCTTCGCTCCCTGAGATCCAAGAGCCAGGAGTTCAGTTCAAAGGAG GTTCTTGGCAGATCCATTAGTGATTTGGAGAACCTTTCTGATGCACGGGAGTTCCAGGAGAATGAGGTCATAAATGCTCAGAAGAGATTGCGGTCCATACGTGCAAAACTTGCCATACTTGAGGGGAAAATGGCGTTAGCATTGAT TGATGCGGATAAGGTGttggaagagaagaaaaagagaattgATGGTGCTAGTAAAGCTTTACAGCTTCTTCGTACTACTCGGATTGTTTGGCATAACTCTGCCTCAGAGGTTCTTCTAACAGGCTCATTTGATGGATGGACAACTCAG AGGAAGATGGACAAATCGCACACTGGTATTTTTTCTGTAAGCTTAAAGTTGTATCCAGGCAGATATGAG ATCAAATTCATTGTTGATGGCATATGGAAGGTTGATCCTTTGAGGCCCGTTGTTCACAACAATGGTTATGAAAATAATCTTCTCATTGTCACGTAA